In Balaenoptera acutorostrata chromosome 3, mBalAcu1.1, whole genome shotgun sequence, the genomic stretch aatgtaacaaaaacattccgtttttaaaacaaattgtgatgggtgatgaaaagtggatactgtacaataatgtggaacggaagagatggTGGGACTAGCGAAataaaccaccaccaaccacaccaaaggccggtcttcatccaaagaaggtgatgttgtgtatatggtgggattggaagggagtcctctattatgggctccttctggaaaaccaaacgattaattccaacaagtactgctctcagttagaccaactgaaagcagcacttgatgaaaagtgtccagaattagtcaacagaataTGCATAATCCTCCATTAGGATAaggcaagaccacatgtttctttgatgaccaggcaaaaactgttacaacctggctgggaagttctgatttatCCGCTGTATttaccagacattgcaccttcggaattccatttatttcagtctttacaaaattctcttaatggaagaaatttcaattccctggaagactgtaaaaggcacctgggacagttctttgctcaaaaagataaaaagttttgggaagatggaatcaTGAAGTTGccagaaaaatggcagaaggtagtggaacaaaagggtgaatatgttgttcaataaagtttttggtgaaaatgaaaaatgtcttttatttttacttaaaaaccaaaggcaaataaaacaaaacaaaacaaaacaaaacaaaacaaacaaacaaacaaaaaaaccaaaggcaAGGGATTTTGGATACCGGATCAGACATAACGCAAATTCCTGGAAACTTCAATCAAATGGGAAAGACTAGTGTTCAAGGATATGGAAGAGCAAGGATCTGACTGAGGTGGGCAGGTTTTATTAACCCTACAAGTTGGACACAGAGGACCAAAGGAATCCTCTAGGGTGGTTTTATGACTCCCtggtattttaactttttattttgcaataattttagacttacaaaaATGTTGCAAAAATAGCCCAGCTATACTCTTCATCTTGATTTCCCTTAATGTTAACttcttacataaccatagtacaaacatcaaaatcaggaagttaacattgatacaatactattaacCATGAGATGATTATTGAAATTAAGTTATTGCAATCTTGGAGAAAGAATGTACTCAAATGGATAGATACTGGTTGTTAAAAACAGAAACGTGGAGCTCTCTTGTCCTACcaaatggtaataggaaataGTACCAGGCCCAGGATCATCAGTGAAACCACACCTATGATACCGGAATAACTGGGAGTCTGttcccacctcctgcctctttCCCCTTTAACTCTCACTTGGGGTTATCAGAAAAGCAGATGGATCTGGGTGTTGACTGAGaattacagaaaacaaagaatttgGTGTTAACTATGGCTGACATTGTTTCTCTATAGGAAGAGCTTTCTAAATTACCCCTGACTGAAATCCTTTTATTGATTTTACAAGCATTGTTTTCAATCCCAATACGTTTTAAATATCAACAGCAGTTTGCTCTCACTCGGCAGCCAGTGATTTACCTTTACAGTCTTGCCTCCAAGATATTTCAATTCTCTAACATTTGTCATAATCTGTGAAGGTGGGATGTAAACAGGTGTCCTAAACCTAATTCAGATAGTAAAATTACTCATTATATTGCTGGCATACTGGTCAGAGGTGACTCAGAAGCAATTGTTTCTGAAACTCAGCCTTTCCATACTGAATTTATAACTGAAAGGCAGTGTGCTATTAAACACAGAAAAATTCAGGAGCCCTCTCAGAGAGAAACCTTTCTGGGAGTGTACTTATCTGGGATAACCAAAGAAATTCTACCCTAGATCAAGCAAAAGCTTTCATCCGTGCATGAAGTCCCTACCCCTAAAATAGAGgcacagaaattaatttttatgtttaatactGAAGATAGCACGTCACTACAGCCACTTCATCAAATCACTAGACAAGCACTGGAATCTGTAAGAAGCCACTCCTCTCTTATGAAAGCAAagtgtattcctttttttaaaaaaattaattatttttggctgcattgggtcttcattgccgcgtgcaggctttctttggttgcagcgagtgggggctactcttcactgcggtgcgtgggcttctcattgcggtggctgctcttgttgcagagcacaggctctaggtgtgcaggcttcagtagttgtggcacgtgggcttagtagttgtggctcacgggctctagagcacaggctcagtagttgtggcgcatgggcttagctgctctgtggcatgtggggtcttcccggaccagggcttgaacctgtgtcacctgcactggcaggcggattcttaaccactgcgccaccagggaagcccgcaaagtATATTCTTATAGCAGCTGATTCTTTTGCAGATTATGGGTATCCCCTGGCGGTTAGCCTGCATAGTACCTACTTCTTCCATTGGAGTTCCTATGGAATTCCCCAAAGTAGGGCAGTTTTGAATGGCCCAGCTTAGGCCTCCTCCTTAGCTGCTTTTCCCTCATGTGCCTGGGAGCCATTCTGTGCCTCTTCACAGCAACCTGGGCatcagggaaggggaaggaagaagcCATCTTTCTCCCTGCCTTTCTGAAATCTGAGGGCAATTGTGCTGGTGGCTGTAGCAGCCCAGGTCAATTTTTGTAAGCTGAGTGTTCCTAGATTGAGGAAAGTCTGTAACACTTGAAACCACAGGTATTTAAAATATGCTGCCGTAGTTACTTCAGGAGATAGAATGGGGAAAATTCATGGAACTCTGCGATCTGGGGCCTAGTCTGATGTctttttcttcagtttattaGTATATATtgagcttccatttcctggaCATCTTCTACGTGGTCCATCCACTCCCCTCTGTACACAGGTAGGCTGAGCTGAATGGCTGTGTTCAGCCAAAGAGAGGCGCTCGCAAGACACTGAAGGGCCGGAGGAGAGTGAGGTCAGGTGTTTATTCCTCCCACTCTTGCCACCTCACCACAGGTTGCCTGCCTCCCTCCATGAAGGCTACAGCTCCTGCAGGCAGCCCTCTCTCCTTCAGCCTTCAGGCCCAAGGTTCTGCACCAAACCGTGctgcgttttgttttgtttttttatccttGCCTATGCCTTTGCAAATAGTCCCTTTATGAAACTCTGTTCCAATTGTCCAGTTTGAAAGTGCCACTTGTTTCCTGCCAGAACCCCAACACAACTCAACACtgacactgggacttccctggtggcgcagtggttaagaatccgcctgccaatgcaggggaaacgggttcaagccctggtccggaaagatcccacatgccgcagaagaggtaagcctgcgcgccacaactactgagcctgcgctctagagctcgcgagccacaactactgaccccgcgtgcctagagcctgtgctccgcaacaagagaaggcaccgcaatgagaagcccgcacaccgcgacgaagagtagcccctgatcgccgcaactagagaaagcccacacgccgcaacgaagacccaacgcagccaaaaataaattaattaatttaaaaaagaagaaaacaaaacaaacaaaaaaaacactgacACTGCCAGTGACCAGATTTGTGAGTTGAAGAACAAAActcttactgagcacctactacagtATCAGTGCAGTGTCAGGCCATATGTTTGCCCATTTAACCATCACAATAAAtcctttacagataaggaaactggatTCAGAGGCTTAATTATGTACCTTGCTAAGGATCACCACGCTATTAAGGAGCAGGATCAGACTGGAACCCAGGAAGTTCTCCCTCCAGAAACATCTCCCTGCTCTGGAAGCCACTGTAGGTATCCTTAGCTCTAGGAAAAAGGCTCGGTAAAGGATTGAGGGTTAAGGGTAGGATTAGGACTATGTTTCCAGTGATCCCCTGAATTACAATCACCTGGGATGCTTTTTAATACTgataaatcaaatatttataaatcgaatggaatatttataaatggaatattccctgccatatcaataaacaaaggatgtcacagtcatcaacgATTGCAACCCTCCAACGTGagccggtgagccctgaggaaactcagggctgaaaagaataTCTGCCATGtcgcagccatcagactgcagccacttcCTGcactgagccctgaggaaactcaggatgtgaaaatacagggtactggccccagatagctgaggtgcatatcaaaggaatgatttcagtgagcccagactcttgcatcttcccatacatagaaaagcactaaattccttaacttgagatatctggttttctttaattaacaataatcttttgacttCCCGACTACCTTCCTTTGGTTGCAAAACtcttatatatcctggctcctccccccacccccccaccccccgcaccccgcctccttggagcagtttctcagagttatctgaaatgctgtctcccgggctgcagtcctcattttgccccaaataaaacttaactcacaactcttcacgctgtgcatttttttaagtcaacaataCTCCAGCTTCTTGGAACTGCCCGGTATCTTTCCCAATCCTTTAGCTGTCAGCAATCTTTGTACTTTTATTTCGACACTCGCCATATTGGACCGCAGGATTAATAATTACCATAAAACTCTTATTTTAGCAGATACTCTTCCAGGCAGGCAGTAGTGGATTGCACAAACTCCAGGAGACCTCACAAAGCGGTTTAGCAAGTGTCCCTTCGGCCGCCCAAAGGGAGTAGCGCAAACGTTCCAACTGCGACCGACCCCCAGGGAGGTGGAGAGACGCCAGGCCCTGCCCTTGACTCCGCCGGGCTGCCCCTTCTCCGCTGGGATCCGCATGGCGGCGACGGTGACGCTGGAGCCTGCGGGCCGCTGCCGCTGGGACGAGCCGGTGCGCATCGCCGTGCGCGGCCTGGCCCCGGGGCAGCCGGTCACGCTGCGCGCGTCCCTGCGCGACGAGAACGACGCGCTCTTCCGAGCCCACGCGCGCTACTGCGCCGACGCCCACGGCCAGCTGGACCTGGAGCGCGCGCCCGCGCTGGGCGGCAGCTTCACGGGGCTCGAGCCCATGGGGCTCCTCTGGGCTCTAGAGTCCGAGAAGCCCTTGCTGCGGCTGGTGAAGCGGGACGTGCAGACGCCCTTCGCCGTGGAGCTGGAGGTGCTCGATGGCCACGACCCGGAGGCCGGAGGGCTCCTGGGCCGGGCGGTGCAGGAGCGCGACTTCCTGGCGCCGGGGATGCGGCGCGAGCCCGTGCGCTCAGGCCGGGTGCGCGCCACGCTCTTCCTGCCGCCAGGTGAGCAGCCCGCTTCCCAGGCTGTTGTGGAAAGCCAGGTAGAGTCCTGAGACCCTGGGCGGCCCCTTGCCTGGCTAGGGAACCCCGTGGTTGTGGAACTTCCCTAAATTCGTCCTCAAGCTCCAAAGTCTATCATGAATTCTGGGTGGAAGTTTCTCCTCTCAATTTCAGGGCACTTCCTGGAGGTACTGCCATTCCCTTAGCTATATGCTAAAAGTTCATTCAGAGTACTCAAGAGTGTATTTATGCTGCTATGTGCCAGCCATGCAGCTGTGTCTCAGATACTAATATTAGGCAGTGACTTCTGCTGGTGTGCGGGAGTGATTTTTGCCTTCTTTCACATCAAAGTTCTAAGGAAACTAAAACCCAGAGATACAGGCAGTGCCCCataatactaaaaaacaaacaaaaaactccctgAAGGTCCCCTCCCCCATAATAAACAGtctgtcagtggttctcaacctgggaTGATTCTCCCCCACTCCAGGGGCATTTGgtaatatctggagacatttttgattgtcacaactggagagggTGCtgttggcatctagtgggtaggtGCTAAACATCCACAATCCACGGGacagccccacaacaaagaaataTCTTACTCAAAATGTCTATAGtgctaaggttgagaaaccctagtCTAAGTAAAAACAAGGTGCTGGTAGGTAAAAGTGGCCTGTAAACAAGACAACTGACCCACCCCTTCCAACCAAATTCCTGACTGAAACCCCTGCTATATAGAAATGCTGGAGTTGCCACTGCTCACAGAATCCCTAAACTGAATTCTGTGATTATTCTCCAAAACAGGAGGCCCTGCTTTATTCTTACAGCTCTTCAGCAATTCACAGCCTTAACTAGCACTGCCCACTCAACTGTGAACTCCTGGGTCTGGAATTGGGACTTATACATCTCCATATCTCTGTATGCCTAGAGGTTTACACAGGGATAtaataagagctcaataaatcaTACTGACAGATTCAATAAGAATCTCCTaaagactttaattttttaaaaaatctttcaaaaaaaaaacatctttcaCTGCCTAGTTGCGATATTTCAATCAAGTCAGTTGTTAACTATATTAGTATGTACTCTGTGgcccatttaaaatttattgttttctgaCTCAAAGGctttttgtaaataatgcagaaaagttcaattatttaacaaatatgtgtTAAATCAAGGACTATGCTACATACATTAGCTAGCAAATTCAGACATGGGCCTCACTGTACCTACTGCCTAATGGAGGATACTGGCAACTATACTTGGATCTGTAAGTGTGGTAAGTGCTATGATAGGGGAGGTACAGACCCAGGGTGCTGGTGGGAACATATAAAAGGCTATGTAATTCAACTCAGCCTTGGCGGGCATCTGGGAAGTCTTCCAGGAAGGGAGATCTAAACTTAGATTTGAAGACTGATGAGTCAACCAGTTCAGAAAtggtggagaggggaggagaataGTGTACACCATTTTCAGGGCCAAAGAGAGCATAGCACATTTAGGAATGGAGTTCTTTAAGGCTGGAGCAGAGGGTGTAAGGAGGTGGGGAGTATATTCTCATAATCCCCTGTATATGTAGAGCGCTTTACAGCTGTCAAAGCATTCtcagttttttgggggtttttttgaggAAAATTTGGTGGAAAATGTACATTTCATCTTATGTTATTTCTAATTTGGTTTATATTATCGTTGTTTTTGCAAATACGTGAAAAATTATGGAGAAAATAAGGCATTTTgttccccctcccttctccccaaagtttattaaaaaaaaaaaaagacaaagtaaaaagGGTCCTTTTCCACCAAACTCCCACCCACAACCTTCCTTGCTTTAAAAACTTCTCTTTGCTGACTGCCAAAATCTGAAACCCAAGAATGTCTTTTGAGTGTCTGAAACTCCTTATGATTTGTGGTGCTCTCCAGGCACAGGACCATTCCCTGGAATCCTCGATCTTTTTGGAAGTGGTGGTGGCCTTTGTGAATACAGGGCCAGCCTCCTGGCTGGACATGGTTTTGCTGTGCTTGCTCTGGCTTATTTCAGATTTGAAGACCTCCCTGAATATTTGAATAATGTGTGCCTGGAGTACTTTGAAGAAGCTGTGGACTTCATGCTGCAACATCCAAAGGTGGGTTCTGGTTCTCACCTGAATGCagaggagagggggtagagcagACAGAGGGCTGGATCCAAAAGCTCTACCAGGACACCCAGGGCTGGAAATATGCCATGAGACACAAAGGCTCCTTCAAAAGTTGTTaggattattattttcatttctgcccATCTCTCTCCAATCCCTTAAGACTCAACTGTTTAGTTCCCTTTAGTTCTTGACCAGAATTCAAAGAGCTAGACTAAAAAGTTACTAACCTTAAGTTCTGGTTCTGTGTCTACCACCATGTGGCATTATAATCCTGAATAAGGCAGTTTCCCTCTCTGGAATtcagtttttctcatttgtaagattaaggtagggacttcc encodes the following:
- the ACOT6 gene encoding acyl-coenzyme A thioesterase 6 isoform X1 translates to MAATVTLEPAGRCRWDEPVRIAVRGLAPGQPVTLRASLRDENDALFRAHARYCADAHGQLDLERAPALGGSFTGLEPMGLLWALESEKPLLRLVKRDVQTPFAVELEVLDGHDPEAGGLLGRAVQERDFLAPGMRREPVRSGRVRATLFLPPGTGPFPGILDLFGSGGGLCEYRASLLAGHGFAVLALAYFRFEDLPEYLNNVCLEYFEEAVDFMLQHPKVKRPSVGLLGFSKGGDLCLSMASFLKGITATVVINACVANTIAPLHYKDMIIPNLSSDPGKYKITESGLLNLVDIWNDPLEKSNHRSLIPLEEAQGPFLFIVGMDDYGWKSEFYAQIASERLQAHGKDRPQIIYYPGTGHCIDPPYFPLCRASVHSVLGHPVFYGGEPKAHSRAQVDAWQQIQTFFHKHLNGKKSVKPSKL